The nucleotide window GTTCACCTCGACAGCGCCTCATGTGTTTTCCGCATGCCCCGATACTGGCTGGCCAGACTGTTTCAACTCTGGATTCATGGTCGTCCGTCCTAGAGAGAGCGATTGGGATGGGCTTAGGGGGATGCTGAAGGATGGTGAAGGGGAAGATGGGTTGTACAGGCAACAAGGGAATGGAAGTTTTGATGGTGCTGATCAAGGGTTGTTGAATGAGTGGTTTAGCGAAGAAGGAGGTGGCGGGGATTGGAACAGACTGTCCTTTACGTACGTTGCAGCTTTTCAGTTATTCTGGCTATCAAGGATGGTTGTGTTGACACCATTCTCGACAGATACAACGTCACCCCCTCTGCTGCGTATACTTGGGCCCCGGCGTATAAACGTTTCGGCCATAAGATCAGCAATGTCCATTTTATTGGACCTAACAAACCGTGGACGAGCCTTCCCGGACGGCCGGCCGGTGTCTCAAATGTcaagggaaaggaaaacTCTTACGACTGTGAGTCATACCTTGCCTGCTCGATAAATGGCGCAACTCACTGACATCTTCTTTGCCTATCTAGACGGGTCTCTCGTAGATCGATGGTATGCAGTGTACGACAAACATGTCCGATCGGCTTACGCTCTCGATCCCGACATCTCGAGACGTTTTGCTGTCCCACAAACCGTTGCTGCTTGGGATTCGCGCATGAACCGAGCAAATGCAGTCGCCAGCGTCCTGCCTGAAGACAAACTTGATCTGTCCGAGCTCAAGGCTGCCACGGAAAGGGGTGTGAATGCTTTTAAACCGGGACAGTACACTTCGCTTCCTCTCGAAGGACGAGTAGATCTGATTATGCCCAAGCCCAAGCCCATACCTAGAGCACCCATCTCCGAATTGACTACCGCCGCAAGTACAGCAGCACCATCCGTTGACCCCTCAGCCAATGCTCCGCCTCCTGCAGATGCGGCCCCTGCACCTGCGCCTGCGCCTGCACTTGCACCTGTCCCGAGTCAGACGGAGCAACACGCACCCCAACCCTCCGTCTGGGATGCCCAACGTTCCTCTCCTCCAGCGAGCGCTCCGCCAGAGATGTCTGTCCCCCACACATACTACCGCAACGCATGGGAAGCCCCTCTCTCCCAACAATCATCTTACTACGTCCAACCCGACTCACACTCAACCGCGACTCAACACAAAGAACCAGAGTACCCTACGTTGCCCAAGGAAGTAACTGGGGATACTTGGTATGCGAGGTTTGCGACGAGTACGCCTGATAAGCGCGCGTTGGGTGCAGTTTTCCCgtgggaagagaagaaatcTGGACTTGGGTACGGACATGGGTCCAGGCCGAAACCGGAGAGAGTGTTCCCCAAAGGGGAGGAACCGTTACCCTCTCTTGTACAGCAATTGATTCATCCTTTTCAACCACCGTCCATCTCGATACAGAGCGCCACTCCTCCTCATATGTCCCAACCTCAGCATCACTCTCACGGGGCGGGACAAGCACAACCACCAAAAAGTCCTTCTCCGCCACCAAGGCATGTGTCCATGGTTGAAGCTATGGCATCGTACAAGAATGTATGGGATGATATTCCAGAGATAGGGAGGTATGCGGATATGATGAGTGGGAAGACTGGCGGGAGATCTATCAGAGGTATATCTACTCGCGGACATGGCAACGGAAATGGAAACGGCAACGGACATGGACATGGTCACGGTCACGGTCACGGTCATGGTCATGGCCACGGCTACGGCTACGGGCAAGGCCAAGGACATAATCAAGGGCAAAGGCAATCACAGGGCCAAGGCGGCCATGAGAGGAACCCGTCTCTCCATTCCCTTCAGTCTGTCCCGGGTACACCCCGTACTCAATACTCTACGTTTGGTAAATCCCCCCGGCTTTCTGCGACCAAGAATTTGGAGAGACGAGAAAGTTTCGAGCAACCTGAAGACTCGGCtgatggggatgatgagaaCTCCACTTCGGCGTCggaagaggaaggtgagaaaggcggggaagaaggaaatgcGCCAAAGCCGTATAAGGGAAACAAAAAATATAGAGATCGGTCGGCACAGACGGATAAGGTGAAGACGGTTGACGAGGAAGTCCAGACACAGACGCATGCCGCCGGGGGAGAAATGGCTGGCGCGGGTTTGAAGATGCGGGGACTGCCTCATGCTTCTGCACATGTACGGAAGGGTAGTAAAGAGAGTCCTCCCCTCAGCGGGAATGGGACCGGAAGAGTTGAGGGAGCAGGGCAACGAGATGCTCAGACTCAGCACCAACAGACTTATTACGATTACCACCCGCACCAGCACCAACGCCCTCAGTCCCAGCAGCACTCCCATCAGTCTCGACATGGAGGCGGCAAGACAAGCCCCCCGAAACCCGAGTTGGATACTCGTCTTCCAGACTATTCGTTTGATTTCAAGGGAGCCACTTCACATGCGCAAGAGCTTGCTCAAGCACAGGCACAGGCACTAGCCCAAGGTCAGGCTCAAGGCCAAGGGACCAACTCCCCGCCCGATGCACAGCTTACGCACAAGCCTAGCGGTTCGTTTGCGACCATCTACGGTGGCCGAGGGAGGGTTTGGGATCCGAGCACGGATGTGGAGGTAAGGCGACGGGACAGCCAAGAGGTTTTGGCGAGATTTATGCAAAACAGCTTGGGCGGGAGGAGGTGATTAGGTCGcctcttttcttccccccccccccttTTCAAACTTGAGACGTGCAGAAGTTTTCTGTATGCGCCGCAACAATTTCTCAACGAGACTGGAATGTATCTGGTCTCGACCCTCGATATGTCCGAGCGAATCGAGCGAATCTGTCAATTAGAAGAGCCGTTGTTccaaaagaaaaaaaaggaaaaccaaaaaaaaaaaaaaaaaactcGGAAAAAAGGAGGCCTAAAGGTTAGCGATGTTTTGttttatcttttttttttatttctTTTGTTTCTTTTTAAAATCTATCTGGTTTCTTATCTATCTGCTTATCTCGATTTTCGCGATTGTGTTTTCAAAATTTGGGTTACAAAAATGGGAGTAATTTATATATCAACATTAATATACCGGCATTTGGGATAAACAACCGTATATATAGGGTTTTAGAAAAGAAAGTGTAAATGCATTTTTGGTCGGTTCTGTTATAATAGTCTGAAAAAGCACGGATCGGTCAGAAACTTTTGTTGTATAGTGGATAAATGATCGTGGGAAGATACAATATGGCATAATCAAGACACTGCAAAAGACTAAACTGACACAATTAAATAATTATTTGATCAACAAGCAATTGGGGTAGGATAAAAGACGCGTCCAACCTCGACCAGACGGCGATGAATCAAAACACATTGCCTTCCAAAAACGTCCTGTCCAAGTAACCCAGGGAAATATACAACATGcgccccccccccccccccccaATCCCCCAGATCACCTGCCCGTGGCTCTTCTCTCGCCCTCTCCCGGTCTGAAACTGACGATTTCCAAACACGTCCTTCCCTCTCGCTGACAGAGCACGACAATCCTCTCGCCTCTAAAACTCGTCCTCCAAACCGCATCACACGGTTTCGTCAACTCTCTCACAAACTCGCCCGTCTTCACATCCCACAGTTTGACTCTTCCGTCGTTGCCGCCGGAAACGATGAATCGCTTATCAAACTGTAGACACGTGACGCTGTTATCGTGGGCGCAGAGGCGGTGGATGCATGACATGGAGGAGAGGTCGAATAGGATGACACGGCCGTCGGAACCGCCTGTGACGAGTGTCGTGCCGGACAGTTGGAGTTGCCCGACGAGCGCAGTATGGCCCTGGAGGAGGGCGAGGCATTCGCCCGTGGTGGGGGACCAGACGCGGACGGTGGAGTCGAGGGAGCCGGTGATGACGAGGGAACCGTTGAATGCGATGGAGTAGATTTGAGAGTAGTGGCCGGTGAATGTTTGGAGGCATTCGCCTGTATCGAGGTTCCACAGCTGGGTAATCCTTTTAGCGTATGACAATAGCagaggagggaaaagagTTACTTGCCTTGGCGGTGTTATCATAACTCCCTGAAACAGCCATATTCCCCCAAACTTCTACACACCGCACACTCTTCGTGTGTCCGCGCAGGGTATGCAAACATTTTCCACGCTGGATATCCCATACGCGGAGGGTATAATCGCGGGATCCGGAGACGGCGATCGGGCGGTGCGGGAGGACTTTGATACACCGGATAGTAGATGTATGCCCGGGGAGAGAGTGGATACATTGCCTAATGCGCGTTAGTGGGTCAGCCGTGGGGTAAGCACGTAGGAGCGGGGGGCGACGTACCCAGTTTCGAGATCCCATACTTTTACTTGCTTATCACAGCCTCCCGAGACTACCAAACTCGTTTTCAATCCTTGCCATCCTCTTACGCTGCCGCATAAATTGCCGCCTTCCGTTTCGGTTTCGTCTTCCTCTGCGGGTTTACCGCTTTGCTCGTGCTCGTCCTGCGTATATGCTTGGGCTGGGGCTGGGGTGGGGGATGGGGTTTCATGGTGTGGATGGGTGAAAGGCAAGTTGAAGCCGAACCAACCGTTTGGCGATGCTGAAGCTGAAGCTTGGGCACCATACCCCGGCCCCCTCCGCTCCCGCCCCTTGCCCTGCGTTTGCATTGAATTTACCATGGGCGAAACAAGCACCATTGCCCAGACACCTTGGGTATGCCCCGCCCTCCCCTCCAGACTCCTCTTCCAGGCGCCATTCACCGCGCTAAACACATGTATCTTGCTATTCGCCATACCTACCACTATCCAAGATTCGTCAAAGCTCAAGGTGGTGACGACCGAGTCGTCGGCGGAGAGGTGTTTGGCGAGGAGGACGCCGGCGGTGAGCCAGTTTGTTTCGGTGAGGTAGGCGAGTTTGACGCGGGTTTTGTAAGAGTACAGAGGGGGCGGGCGTGGGGGTGGGGCGTCGGCGGCGGCGGAGGGGGCGGAGGGGGTGGAGGGCGTGGAGGGGTAGGGATGGGATTGCGGAGGGAGACCGGTGAGACCGCTGGAGAGGTTGAGAACTCGTTTTTCAAGACCGAACGGTGTGACGCGCTTGATACAGCATGCTTGGTTGCCCGTTCCAATTCCCAACGTGTTTTCGCGACGTCTCAATGTTCCCCACTTGGTGTTGGTGTTGTTGGTAGCGTTGGGATCAGCAGGTGGTCCTAATCCGGACGATCCCACGTCCCATCCCTTggcctcctcctccccgGTGATTCCTCCCGCGTCTCTAAACGTTATCCGGCTCTGCGGCTGGTCGTTCCGATGAGAGAGCGAGATTCCAATCCGATGTCTCGCCAGTAAAAAGTCGCGCCATGTGGTTTCGTCTTGTAGTAGCGTGTTCCAGTACCGCGAGACTTGGGCCGCGCGAGCAAGCGTTTGCGGATCGTCCACCTGCAACGTCTAGTCAGTCAGCCATCGCGTTCACCTGGACGTATAAAAGACTTGCAAAGCTCAGCACATGCAGCGCGACTTCCCACGGCAGCTCGCGCAGAAAGTCTCTCCGCAACAGCGGCTCAATCTTGCGGGACAGGGAGAGCGCTTCGTGGAGCGTGAGGTGGGGGATGAGGAGGCTGAGGAACTTGGAGCGGAGGAGGGGGGGGAGGGCGGTGTAGTGTGCGAGGATGGACTGTGGCGTGGGGAGTGTGTAGATGGGCTGCTCGAGATGTGCCTGATCGCTGCGGCATGCATTTCTGTGCGGGTCGGGGCTGGGCGCTGGCGTGGGGGGGTGGACGCCTATCCCCATCCTGGCGGGGGGGGAGAGCATCTCGCCAGGCGGGGGCGGGGGCGAGGTCGCGGGGGGGGAGAGGGGGACACCCAGCTCGGGCGGCAGGTCCGGCGGGGGGGACGACGGCGTGTAGCGGGTGGCGGGGGGGGCCATGCTGTGTTCCCTCGCCTGAATCCTTCGTGGGGGGAGTGGAAAAGATGCGCAACGTGAAAAGCGGAAAGCCTCCCGCGACTCGCTGACGCCCGCGCATCCCCCCGCTTAGCTCCATCGACACTTGCCTGCCTCATACAATCCTCGACTGCATGCGATGCAAAATATGATTAGATACATCATCCGATACTATTATCACAAATGTACACTCTCTTCCCTATGGATCTACGCATATCACTTGGTTTATACACATCAACGCTTAAACACTATCCACCTCTTCCGCCAGCAGATCTTTTCCTCTTCGCACCATCCCCCGTGTCGTCCGCCTCCCCGGTGTCAGTTCGTCCGGCACAAGcacctccttctccctcttGGTCCGTGATCGACTTTCCACCTGCGTCCTTGTTCTTGTCTTGCTACTTGTCGCCCCGGGGACGTCTTCGCCACGAACAAGTAACAGTTCATTCACCAGTTTACTCTGTTCTCTCCTCCTGCTCCCTGGTGTATGCCCATGCGAATGCGAGCTGTGTGGAGAATACGGAGACCAATGCGAGTGGTGCGAGTGGGAAGACGAGGACGGGGAGAGGTAGAGGTATGAATCGACGCGGTGCGACGACGACGTCGTCGATGTACATCCACCCGACCGCCGCGAATGTGGTGTACGGGGTATCGACGCGGTTGAGCACGTAGATGATGTGGACGGGAGGAGAGGCGGTGGGATGTTTTCTTGGTTATCGAGGGCTAGTTCAGATAGCGTGCTGGAAACAAAAGGAGATGCCGAGCGAGAATTAGAACGGGCATGTGGTCTCCCTTCCGCATCCGGGTGGATGACAAATCCCGGGTCGTGGATATCCTCCTTATCCCCATTCCCATCTTCATACTGAATGGATGTTTGGTTTTGTATTGCTATTTGACCTTGGGTGGCGCGAATCTCTGCGTTGAACGGCAGAGTCAAGACCGCGCCTGATATTCCACCACTATCCACCCACCGTCAGCCATCCAAAGAATCCCAAAtacaaaaaaaaaaaaagacaaCTTACAGAGTCGAATGTGAGCTGGATTCAGCGATGCAAGTAGCAAACAACCGCCTCGCAGGTGATTTCCCCACACCGAGATCATCTCGATCAAGCACTTGCTTCACCCCCGGCGTCACCGTTCTTGTCCGTTTCTTGATCGGGCTTTTCGTCGAATCACCATCCTCCCCAAACCGCTGGGGGTGGCCGTCCTTGCTAGACGATGCGACGGACGAAGACGAAGACGTAGAAGCGTACGGCTGATGTCGCTTGGAACCCCTCGGCGTAGGACTGGTAGACGCGCGTTTGGCAGGGATGTATCTATCGATCGGAAGCTCTGCCAGTGGAGAATGTGTGCGTGAGCGGAGCGAGTATGGCATGGCTATGACTTGGACGTGTGTTGTTGTAAAGTATAAAAACATCAAACAATAGAGACGGGCGGAGCACAATGGAGAGCAAGGTTTGAATGCCTAGCATACAAATTTGATCCCGCGTGGTGACGTTACGTCAGCATTACAAGGTCGAAGAGTGGCGCATGAATTCTGTCCACCGGCCATTCACcacctttttcttcttttaTTTTTCCCGTCTTTTCCTGTCACCCTCTGTCACTCCCCCCCGGCAGTAGACAGGACGATGCCGCATCCAGACTTGTCGATCCCCCTTTTACCCGACGCGGAACACGATCTTCCCCTCCCACACCCCCACCACCCGCAGTATACCTGGCCAGAAGCAGGGCCCAGTAGTCCGAGAAGTACACCCTCCGCATCCACCGTATCCGTATCCAGTGCTGGGTTTTTGGGAAATGTAGATGCCGAGTATGCGTATACCACCCGGTATCCCAGCGAAATAGGCGATGGCAgggagagggggaggggaCGAGAGAGGCAGGCAAGTGGGCAAGAGCAACGGAGGCGAGCGGATGGGGAGCGGGGTACGGTTATGGATATGGATATGGGtatggagatggagatggagacAGAGAGAGATACAGATTTATCAAAGGTGGGGATATTTGGGGCGAAGGCGATAGCAGCGATGACGGGCGCCATGGCAACTTCCTTACTCAGTACGTCTCGTATTTCTTTTTTCTGTTCGTTTGGTTGGAGCTGATAGAGAGTTAGTGACACCGTTCGACGTTCTCAAGACTCGGCTTCAAACTGTCCCGCCGCATTTACACCCATCGTTCGTTCCTGCTTCGGGCCCTATACCCCCGTCTGCTCCTATCGCTATAAACAGTCCTAGCGCGGCTGCGGCTGCAGCTGAAGCTGCAGATTGCTGCCAAACAACATACTCGGGAGGTGGAGCGGGAGTGGGAGCGGGCACGAGTATAAAACCCCAACATCCTCTCGTCTGCACCCACTCGGCATCCCTCTCTATCTCTTCAAAACCCAGTCGCGGTCGCGGGATCGACGTTTCCGCCCTCCGTCCTTCTCCGTCCCCTCCAGCAAACGCAAATTCCAACATAAACCCCAACGCCAACGCAAACGCAAACGCGCTCCGTCCCCCGAGCGGATGTTTGAACCCCTCTAAATGGGCGGGTATATGGGGCGAACCCATCCCATCTGGTATCCCAGGAGGCGGAGGCGGAGGCGGAGTGTTGGTTCTCCGAGAAGGATCGGGAGTCGCTCTCGGTGGATCATCTAATATCGGGGTAGGCGGCTTGTTGAGCTCGATGAAAAGTTCGACATCGGGCGCCGTTTCTGCAGGAATAGGAATAGGAAACACAAGTACAGGAGGGTTTTGGAAAGAGGTGGCTGCTGTGAGAGCGGAGAGCGGGATACGAGGGTTATGGAAAGGTGTTGGAACTGCCATGTAGGTGgccttttttttttttgttttggTTTAACGAAACATGCCTAAATGTTGGGTTTAGAACGATGGGTATACCGTCCTCGGCAATATATATGCTCGGTTACGAACATTTATCGACCATCATCTCACCTTATTTCCTCGATTCTTCCGGGCCTGTCTacaccaccaccaccaccaccaccaccaccgcGCCAACGTCGACGTCTACGTCTTCTCTAACAGAACCTGAATCGTTTGGCGATTCCATAGAATTCGAATCTCTCTCTACAccaccatcctcatcaGCAACGACAACAGCGACAAGGACATTGACGGCAAGTCTGACACCCGCGCCGCTCATTGCGGGTAGTCTTGCCCGCACGTTATCTGCCACCGTCATCAGTCCCATTGAAATGTTCCGCACCCGTCTTCAAGCGCTTCCTATCCGTACGTCCAAATATCTCGACCCGTTTATAACTGCAGAATGGCTAACTCTAATGTTGTAACAGCCGGAAAACCTTCCCCTACTTACACATCCGTCACCAAAGACATGTACCGCCTCGTCCAATCCAAAGGCCCTCTCATCCTCTACCGCGGCCTCGGCCCTACCCTCTGGCGGGACGTCCCATTCTCCGGTATATACTGGGCCTCATTCGAACTCTTGAAAACATCCCTCACCTCTCCCGATTCACCTCTCCCCTTCTCCCCGTTATCCACCACCCTCGGTCTCGGACCGATCCCAATCTCGTTCATGTCGGGCTTTGTTTCCGGCACGTTTGCGGCGCTCTTGACGCAGCCGTTTGACGTGCTCAAAACGAGGCGACAAGTGTTCAACCCCACCCCGGGCTGTGTGTCGGACAGACAAGGCGCGGGGATGGGGATCgggatgaggatgaggatgggGGTGGGCACGGTGAGTTTGGTGAGGCATGTGGTCAAGACGGAGGGTTGGGCAGCGTTGTATGCAGGAACGAGCGCGAGGTGTGGGAAAGTGGCGCCGGCGTGTGGGCTGATGATTGCGTGTTATGAAGGGGTGGGCAGGTTGTTGGGT belongs to Cryptococcus gattii WM276 chromosome I, complete sequence and includes:
- a CDS encoding glycogenin glucosyltransferase, putative (Similar to TIGR gene model, INSD accession AAW45199.1), with the protein product MSLSNAFVTLLTTSTYLPGALVLLHALHDLHPAPRDFQIVALVTPETVDAATIGELRRAGYDLVIGVEPIGSGKAGQVGLELMGRPDLNFALTKLHLFRLAPFFSTLIYLDADILPLRPLSHLFTSTAPHVFSACPDTGWPDCFNSGFMVVRPRESDWDGLRGMLKDGEGEDGLYRQQGNGSFDGADQGLLNEWFSEEGGGGDWNRLSFTYNVTPSAAYTWAPAYKRFGHKISNVHFIGPNKPWTSLPGRPAGVSNVKGKENSYDYGSLVDRWYAVYDKHVRSAYALDPDISRRFAVPQTVAAWDSRMNRANAVASVLPEDKLDLSELKAATERGVNAFKPGQYTSLPLEGRVDLIMPKPKPIPRAPISELTTAASTAAPSVDPSANAPPPADAAPAPAPAPALAPVPSQTEQHAPQPSVWDAQRSSPPASAPPEMSVPHTYYRNAWEAPLSQQSSYYVQPDSHSTATQHKEPEYPTLPKEVTGDTWYARFATSTPDKRALGAVFPWEEKKSGLGYGHGSRPKPERVFPKGEEPLPSLVQQLIHPFQPPSISIQSATPPHMSQPQHHSHGAGQAQPPKSPSPPPRHVSMVEAMASYKNVWDDIPEIGRYADMMSGKTGGRSIRGISTRGHGNGNGNGNGHGHGQRQSQGQGGHERNPSLHSLQSVPGTPRTQYSTFGKSPRLSATKNLERRESFEQPEDSADGDDENSTSASEEEGEKGGEEGNAPKPYKGNKKYRDRSAQTDKVKTVDEEVQTQTHAAGGEMAGAGLKMRGLPHASAHVRKGSKESPPLSGNGTGRVEGAGQRDAQTQHQQTYYDYHPHQHQRPQSQQHSHQSRHGGGKTSPPKPELDTRLPDYSFDFKGATSHAQELAQAQAQALAQGQAQGQGTNSPPDAQLTHKPSGSFATIYGGRGRVWDPSTDVEVRRRDSQEVLARFMQNSLGGRR
- a CDS encoding F-box/WD-repeat protein 7, putative (Similar to TIGR gene model, INSD accession AAW45198.1); this encodes MAPPATRYTPSSPPPDLPPELGVPLSPPATSPPPPPGEMLSPPARMGIGVHPPTPAPSPDPHRNACRSDQAHLEQPIYTLPTPQSILAHYTALPPLLRSKFLSLLIPHLTLHEALSLSRKIEPLLRRDFLRELPWEVALHVLSFAISRYWNTLLQDETTWRDFLLARHRIGISLSHRNDQPQSRITFRDAGGITGEEEAKGWDVGSSGLGPPADPNATNNTNTKWGTLRRRENTLGIGTGNQACCIKRVTPFGLEKRVLNLSSGLTGLPPQSHPYPSTPSTPSAPSAAADAPPPRPPPLYSYKTRVKLAYLTETNWLTAGVLLAKHLSADDSVVTTLSFDESWIVVGMANSKIHVFSAVNGAWKRSLEGRAGHTQGVWAMVLVSPMVNSMQTQGKGRERRGPGYGAQASASASPNGWFGFNLPFTHPHHETPSPTPAPAQAYTQDEHEQSGKPAEEDETETEGGNLCGSVRGWQGLKTSLVVSGGCDKQVKVWDLETGQCIHSLPGHTSTIRCIKVLPHRPIAVSGSRDYTLRVWDIQRGKCLHTLRGHTKSVRCVEVWGNMAVSGSYDNTAKLWNLDTGECLQTFTGHYSQIYSIAFNGSLVITGSLDSTVRVWSPTTGECLALLQGHTALVGQLQLSGTTLVTGGSDGRVILFDLSSMSCIHRLCAHDNSVTCLQFDKRFIVSGGNDGRVKLWDVKTGEFVRELTKPCDAVWRTSFRGERIVVLCQREGRTCLEIVSFRPGEGERRATGR
- a CDS encoding uncharacterized protein (Similar to SGTC gene model, INSD accession EAL18643.1); the protein is MPYSLRSRTHSPLAELPIDRYIPAKRASTSPTPRGSKRHQPYASTSSSSSVASSSKDGHPQRFGEDGDSTKSPIKKRTRTVTPGVKQVLDRDDLGVGKSPARRLFATCIAESSSHSTLGGISGAVLTLPFNAEIRATQGQIAIQNQTSIQYEDGNGDKEDIHDPGFVIHPDAEGRPHARSNSRSASPFVSSTLSELALDNQENIPPPLLPSTSSTCSTASIPRTPHSRRSGGCTSTTSSSHRVDSYLYLSPSSSSHSHHSHWSPYSPHSSHSHGHTPGSRRREQSKLVNELLLVRGEDVPGATSSKTRTRTQVESRSRTKREKEVLVPDELTPGRRTTRGMVRRGKDLLAEEVDSV
- a CDS encoding metallochaperone, putative (Similar to TIGR gene model, INSD accession AAW45197.1), which translates into the protein MPHPDLSIPLLPDAEHDLPLPHPHHPQYTWPEAGPSSPRSTPSASTVSVSSAGFLGNVDAEYAYTTRYPSEIGDGRERGRGRERQASGQEQRRRADGERDTDLSKVGIFGAKAIAAMTGAMATSLLMTPFDVLKTRLQTVPPHLHPSFVPASGPIPPSAPIAINSPSAAAAAAEAADCCQTTYSGGGAGVGAGTSIKPQHPLVCTHSASLSISSKPSRGRGIDVSALRPSPSPPANANSNINPNANANANALRPPSGCLNPSKWAGIWGEPIPSGIPGGGGGGGVLVLREGSGVALGGSSNIGVGGLLSSMKSSTSGAVSAGIGIGNTSTGGFWKEVAAVRAESGIRGLWKGVGTAITMGIPSSAIYMLGYEHLSTIISPYFLDSSGPVYTTTTTTTTTAPTSTSTSSLTEPESFGDSIEFESLSTPPSSSATTTATRTLTASLTPAPLIAGSLARTLSATVISPIEMFRTRLQALPIPGKPSPTYTSVTKDMYRLVQSKGPLILYRGLGPTLWRDVPFSGIYWASFELLKTSLTSPDSPLPFSPLSTTLGLGPIPISFMSGFVSGTFAALLTQPFDVLKTRRQVFNPTPGCVSDRQGAGMGIGMRMRMGVGTVSLVRHVVKTEGWAALYAGTSARCGKVAPACGLMIACYEGVGRLLGGE